DNA sequence from the Nicotiana tomentosiformis chromosome 3, ASM39032v3, whole genome shotgun sequence genome:
acaactggctgcactggtatgacctctagAAACTGGTCAACCTGGACACGTTGCTCTGGGGTAGGGGCTACTGGAGTATGTGGTCCTCCCCcgtcctgagatgtggctggagcAAGTAGAATCAACCCTACCTGAGCTAAAGTgacaaacatgctcaaaaactgggcaagagtctcctgaagtgcatgggtagtaacaggcgtctcaggtacCTGCTCTCCAACATAGGGAcgatgtgtcccatttcactccgaagccaaaaccaaataccccggcaagtcacataatcacaatataacatagaggggggtagtaaataggggatcggggctaaaatactcaaaacgaccggccaagtCGTTACAGTTCCATTCCTGATAATTTGGATAATGAGCCAGTAGCCAATACCATAAAGTTTTAGGCGCACAATAATGGAAAATTATGAATTATCTCTCAAGAGAGGACATGAGAATGATGGATCTTCAATAAACAATATCGAAAACATCAAAAAATTCCAATGGTGGGGTTCGAGCCCCTCATGGCGTACCTATGAATCAAACAGTTTGGGTAACTGGTAATGTAATTTCAAAGGGGAGTTTAAATCGAATAACAACCAAGCAGGAAGTATAGGAAATGGATCTGGAAATAAAAACAATGCAGATGATCCTTTCAAGACCGAGCTCATGAGGTGTATGAGAGAGATAAATGCTCAAATGAATCAAAATGCTAAACAATTTGACGCTCAGATGGATTAAATTTAGGGGCACCTTCGGTCCTAAAGAGCCCATATTTAAAGAAATATATACAGTTACCGTTCAAACCTAGTGTGACTCCAGAGTTGATCCTGAAGAGGTTTAAGATTCCAGATATTCCAAGATACGGTGGAACATCGGATCTACATGAATATATTACAACATACACCACTGTTGTGAAGAGGAATGATTTGGCTCCACATAAGATAAAATTTGTTTTGCTAGAGAAATTCGGAGAAACCTTACCAAATGGGTCTTTAACATATTATTCACTTTATCTAAACActcaattgattcttttgaaataCTTTCATATTCCTTAATCAAAGCTAACACTGGAGCAAGGGTAATTCAAGCTTGAAAAGCAGATATTTTTAGAATTGCTCAAGGAGACTCAGATTTACTTCGAGAGTTCGTGATCAAGTTCCAAAAGGATATAATGTTGTTTCCGATAGTACCAGATGAATGGGTAACGTAAGAATTTACCAATGGCCTTATTTCTTTAAGCTTTGTTTCCTCAAGGAAGTTAAAAGAGAGCTTGTTGAAATTTTAAGTAACCACAGTGGCTGATGTCCATAACCGCTatgaataaaaaattaaaattgaagaagATCAGTTGTATTCTGGGTATATTTCAAGGTTTGTAATAATGATCGAAACCTAGAAAGGTCAAAGAATTAGCTTGATGCAGACCAGAAGACATATAGGAGTCATTTTCAACCGTATGTGTCAAACGAAAGGTCAGATTCATGGGAAAGGCAAGAACGTGCCATTAAAGGTTATCAATCGTTGGAAAGGCCTGGACCGGATAGGATAAATGTCTGTGGACGAAGTAGCAGAACTTTACCAAATAAAGAACCATCGGGGTACCAGGATTTCAAGTTATCCCAGGTTGACCGGGCGGATATCACAGCGAGGATTTCGGCACGTATCGATGAAGAATAGACAATTAGTTAATTAGAGGGTTTTtaaccttttatagagttgtacccagagtaggattcccttactatataaaaggggtatGATAATTCATGACAtccattgtaacacgcattccaaaataatatattattattttatctgTTATTAGCTCTTTTTCTTATTTATCAGTGCTGGCCATTACGAGCCCGAATCGAGGGCgaatatttcactaaggctggaaCTATCCTCCTCGTGTTGTTTGAATCCATTTTATATTTGTTTGTTCAATTTGACTtgatttatcgctttgtatcaaattaattcgcgtatccttaaaatcacttacaaatttaattgttatccgattttgagggtaaacgaTTTGGTGcacaccgtggggctaaggataatagcggcaatttgatacaaattctcataacacaccctattttacacttgttattTGGAGTATCTTTGATTCTAGGTTAAAGTTTGAAATGCCGAACTGCCAGTATGCCCCTCTAAACACGGATGCCGATTgcggccaccatggcgagaacatcAATGTAGCACCCTGTAACGAGATGCCCCCCGTTGATCTCGGCGAAGTTCCATCCGCGAACCCGATTGACGCTAgctcgcatgtggccatcaatgaaattttgcctaccgatcctgagaacaGCGTCCGCAGGGGAGTCCGGTCGATTGCCCAAAATACGCACATCGGTGAAGGTGATGGGATCAATTTGCAGGTGATCTTCAATATGTAACAGGCTCAACACACAGCGATAGGCCAGTTACAAAATTAAAGCCGCGCGCCGAGCATAATTGAGCCCGAGCCATCCtgggaagtcacccgcagaaatGAACCGGTCACGGAGAGgccgaatgaaaatgaatcggggaccaaccctgagatcataaagatgctcaagGAGCTGAAAAACGGGTAGAATCGGGAGAGAAGATCGAAGTcaatgacaaaaaagtggaaacctacaattctggggtcgaccaaatcctaggagcaccgccgatattaaaagccctggattccaagaagtttgttgaaaaaccttttcctccgagtgcAGCTCCGAAGATgatccctaagaagttccgcatgcacgagattcctaagtacaatagaacaaccgacccaaatgagcatgtgacctcctacacgtgcgccatcaaagggaacgacttggaggatgatgagattgagTGTGTCCTGCTGAAAAGGTTCGGGGAAActctgtcaaagggagctatgatatggtatcacaacctacctcctaattctattgactcatttgctatgcttgcaaattCCTTCTTAAAAGCACATGCCAGGGCTTTTAAGGTCGAGATCAGGAAGTCAGACTttttcaaagtgaaacagagGGAAAATGAGATGCCTAGAGAATTCGTGTCCCAGTTTCAAacggaacgaatggacctgcctccggtcacagacgattggtcCATttaggccttcacccaaggactcaatattttaagctcgttggcttcacaacagttaaaacaaaatctgatagaatatccagctgttacttgggccgacgtgcataaccagtatcaatcaaaaatcagggtcgaagatgatcagcttggggccccttccgggtccgtttatcctatcAGAGCCGTCGACGGATTCAAGAGAGATGTTGATTATGAATCATGATCAAATGGAAtggatggacctgcctccggtcaTAGACGATTAGGacgttcaggccttcacccaaggactcaatgttctaagctcgttggcttcacaaCAGGTGAAACAAAATTTGGTAGAATATTTGGctgttacttgggccgacgtgcataaccggtatcaatcaaaaatcagggtcaaaTATGATCAACTTGGGGCCCCTTTCAGGTCCGTTTATCATGTCAAATCcgtcgacagagtcaagagagacgttgatcgtgaaccaagatcaaacagggatcggtatcagccatacaatggagaccgaagaaaTAGCGGGTCTGCGCGAAGCCCTTTGATAAATGAAAGGAAGAGTGATCAAGGTAAAAAAAAATGGGGATTCATGAGCAAAAACAGTTTCGACAtgcccatcgggcctaaggaagcgccaaggttatcggagtacaactttaacATCGCCGTCGCCGCCAATGTATCTGCTATCGGatacatcaaagataccaaatggcctcgacctctacagtcagatccagcccaaagggatcctaacctaatgtgcaaatatcatggcactcacgacTACAAAATATAGGATtgccgacaattaagagaggaagtagcctggttattcaacaacggacatctctgagagttcctgagcgatcgagccaagaatcatttcaggaatagagattctaataaacagatcaagcaggaggaacctcagcaTATCATTAACATGATCTCGTTGGGGTCGACGTTCCCCAGGGGCCGATggtaaagcgcaccaaagtatccatcacaagggaaaaatagaCTCAGGATTACGTGCCAgagggaaccttgtctttcaatgacaAAGACATTGAAGGGATCGTGCTACCCAACAATGATGCACtgataatatctgtactcataaataaatctcgagctaagcgtgtgttaattgatccaggtagctcggccaacatcatcagatcgagggtcgtagaacaactcggtctacaagatcaaacCGTGCCTGCAGTCTGAGTTCTAAAtgaattcaacatggcatgtgggACCACTAAAAGGGAGATAACATTATCGGTCAATGCCGCCGGGACTGTTCAGGAAaccaagttctatgtaatcgaaggagatatgaggtacaatgctctattcgagaggccatggatccacaacatgagggtagtACCCTAGACTCTGCACCAAGTATTGAAATTCCCAATGCCATGAGGGATTAAAACAatctacggagaacaaccagccgcaaaggaaatgttcgcggtcgaAGAGGTGATTCCGATATCCACACCTACAATGACAAAAGGTCTGGGTTCGGTCGCCAAGGAAgaagccaaatagcaattaccaacACCGGACCCGACCCAACCAGAGAAGCAGGGGATAGATGAAGATGACGACTACGGGGTTCCCAGGTCTTTTATAACCCTTGATGACTCCGACACCACCAAATCggcggtcgaagaactggagcaggtcatattgatcgagcatttTCCCGATCAAAAATTATACCTAGGCGCGGGTttaagtcccgagctcaggaaaaaactcgttaaattccttatagctaacgtggattgtttcgcttggtcccacctttaTATAACAAGGATCCccccggaaataaccactcacaagctgagtGTGGACTTGTAGTTCCATCCAGTCAAACAGAAAAGGAgacctcagtccgaagtcaagcatgcattcatcaaaggcgaggtatctaaactccttaaaatagggtccattcgggaggttaagtaccctaattggttagcaaacgtagtggtagtccctaaagaagggaataaattaagaatgtgcatagactataaagatttgaataaggcatgtcccaaggactctttccctttgtacaacatcaatcgcatgatcgatgcgacgacCGACCACAAGATtatcagttttctcgatgcctattccgggtataaccaaattcGGACGGACCCGAGCGATCAGGAAAAAgcgtccttcatcactaagtacggtacctactgctaGAACATAATGCCATTCGGACAAAAAATTGCCGGTGCCACTTACTAACGcatagtaaatcggatgttcgaagaacatatACGAAActtaatggaggtttatattgatgatatgttggttaagtccctccgagtagaggaccatttgaagcatttgcaggaaaccttcgacatattgaagaaatataatatgaagttgaacccaaaaaaatgtgcattcggagtcggatCCGGAAAATTTCTCAGATTCATCGTGTCCGACCGGGGGATCGAAATCAATCctaataaaatcaaggccataacGGACATTACCgtagtggacaatgtcaaggccgtACAAAGGTTAATCGGACGCATAATCGCTTTGGGTCGAtttatctcgaggtcctccgacaagagccattggttcttctcactattgaagatgaagaataacttctcatggactctGGAGTGCTAACAAGCCTTGGAGGAATGAAAACGGTACTTCTCGAGCCCACCTTTGCTTCACACTCCGGAGGAAGACAAATAGTTGTACCTATACTTAGCAGTATTTGAagtggcggtaagtggagtcctggtccaggaagaagaaggtacgtaatttcctatctattatgttagcagaacTCTAGGCGAAGCCGAAACTAGGTATCATTacctagaaaaattagcgctcgttttgctaagcgcctctaggaagctaaaaccatactttcaatgccaccccatatgtgttgtaactacttacccattaaggaacataatgcataaacccgagctctcgggacgacTGACCAAATGGACCGTGGAAATTAGCGGGcatgatattgaatatcgaccccggaccgccgtcaaatctcaaattttggcaaacTTCGTGGATGACTTTATGATGgtcctaatacccgaggtcaaaagagagttgttgaactcggggacttcttcAGGAATCttgaccctctttacggacgatgCCTCGAACAtaaaggggtccggacttggcatcatattgaagccaccaacaggtaatgtagttagacaatctattaggactgtaaaattgactaacaacgaggccgagtatgaggccatgattgtaggtctcgaactagaTAAAATCTTAATaacagaggtgatcgaagctaagtgcgactccctccttgtggtgaaccaagttaatgggacgttcgaagtcaTAGAGGAGTaaatgcaaagatacctggataaactGCAGGTAACGCTACaccggttcaaggagtggactctgTAATATGTACATCAGCATCAAAATAGTGAGGTTGATGTTCTTGCTAACTTGTGATCGTCGATCGACGATGATGATTTCAACTCGGGGATGGTtatacaactcatgagatcggtagtggaagaaggtcacaccgatataaactcaacaagcctaacctgggattggagaaacaaatatataaagtATTTGTAGACCGGAAAACTGTCCTCAGATCCTAAAGATTCGAGAGCTCTGCGTACAAAGGCGGCATGGTTCAGCTTGTCCTAAGAAGATACATTATTCAGGAGAATGTTCAATATcccactcgcaatatgtctaggatcgggagataccgagtatgtCGTGAGGGAAGTCCATGAAGGCACATGCGGAAATCATTCGGGTGCCAAATTAttagttcaaaaaataatcagatatggctactattggatcgacatggaaaaggacgcgaaAGCATTCGTACAAAAATGCGACAGATGTCAGAGGCACGCTCTGATGATTCATCAGTCCGGAGAGCtgctgcattcggtcttgtcaccctagtcgttcatgaaatgagggatggacatcgtcggccatctgccatgggcacccggtaaggcttaatttatattatttatgactgactatttttataaatgggtggaagcccaaGCATTTTAGAAATTCAGGGAGAAGGAAGTTAttgatttcatctgggaccacataatttGCTAGTTTCAtctgggaagcagttcatcggcagtagATTGAGCAGTTTtttgaggaccataagatcaaaagaatactatcgacaccctatcaccctagtgggaatgggcaaTCATATTCCATGAAccaaaccatactccaaaacctcaaaaataggttgatagatgccaaagaaaaatggaaagaaatcttgcccgaagtcctatggttATATCGTATGACCTAAAAATTCACTATCGGGGCCACCCTATTCTCGTTGGTCTACAgtgccgaagctctaataccgatcGAAGTGAGAGAACCAAGACTTAGGTTCTGATATGCCATGAAAGAGTCAAACAGTGAGGCCATGATTATGAGCCTAGAACTTTTAGACGAAAGGCGCGAGGCTgccctcgtccgattggccgcccaaaaataacagatcgaaaggtattacaatcggagagctaaccttcgacacttcagtatcagggacttggtgttaaggaagaTCACACTAAGCAaccggaacccgaacgaagggaagctggggCCAAACTGGGAGCAATGAACGGTGAGTGATTACCTAACAATTGGAACGtaactcacttgaagcgatactactgctaaggtatgaccccattcatttcttttctttacaTATTGGACTAATCCTTGTAGGTAACGGTCAAGGAATGATACAACTTTTAGGCCTAAAAGCACGTGtcacactctttttcccttgaatcgattttgtcccaaatgggttttccggcaaggtttctAATGAGGCAAAAGtggatcatgctaacttagaattgaagaccaGCTATGAACCGGTATCAAAGATCATATCAACAGTATTCGGGGCTTCTCTAAAGTTCGgtctcgaatactggggggcatcaccctccgAACAATGATTTTAgaaaggaaagaaactttgtgctcgAGCAGTCTAAGCTCTGtggataggatttactgtaagggccaaacagtcaaatgaaccgtgcaTACATAGACCATGCAATCCATAACAAAACACTTTAACATATTTGAAACTTTGTATATTGcacacagaaatgaaagaaattttctaccttgcagataaaTACTTTGTCTCTAAAATTACTACATTCTGTTCCCTTAAGATatcaagcccaagggccacctctatCCGGGTCTAAGGGATCACTCTCACTCAGGGACTGTCATCCAAAGACAAACTTGGATGGCCTGGGCTATCGAATCCCGGGGGCGTAAAACatattaggcagtgcccgaactttaaaggctacggccatccccattcggggactgttatcttgggcGAGCCTGGATAACTGAGGATAATAAGCCCATTAGGCAACACCCAAACGTCAAAGGCTATATCCGTCCTAGAacagctcggagacgtccgagacctGTAACTAAACCAtgaggccttcaaaatttctaaaccagTTCAAAGGCCACCTTCGGCAAAATTATAACCTAAAATATCCTAAGTAAATACTTCAGGGAAAGCTTTCGGTCATACCGAGCCACCACGTATATTGAGAAAAATAATAACGAGATCGAGCCTTGTTCGAACCTTTgaacaagacctaattattacgtgCTAAGGCATTCAAAATCTTTACAATCGtaaagaaaaaagcaaaaaagcTTGAAATTTGTTGAAGAAAAAAAGCCTTTTGTATATATATTAAAAGATCTTGACAAAGTCCAAACAAcctcaacaaaaaataaaaagtagTATAAAAACATCTACAAAACACCTAAGCAGCCTGGTCCTCGACGGAGCCCGCCTCATCACTAGGACCATCAGGGTCCTCTCCGGCCCCGGATCCGGTAAAGCCGTCGTCACCTAACCTGAGGGCATCCTACATGGTGGTGAAATCCACGCCGTCAAAAAGAAATTCATGGGATCGTCTTTTCCGTGGGCGCCCTCGTTGGGTCATTCTTTCATCGTTCGGGCCTCGTTGTACATAGACTCGGTAAAACGAGGGTGACTCGGTGATGCCTATCACACCAAGGGCCTCCTTCGGGGAACTGCCCGCATCCCGGGGAGCCTTAGCCCCAACCTCTTTATCGACCTCCCTAACCTGAGGAAGATAGGCCTCGCGGGTCTCTCGTTTAACGCCTCTACTCTTCGAGGGGCGACGAATCGTGGGCCACAAAAGGATCTTCCCCCTCGAACTCGTCCCTAAGCCGATAGAGCAAGTCCGAAGCTAGTGCTCAGGAGCTAGTATTTTTCTTTGGCTTGCGCACCAGCCTTCTCATTGGTTTCTTTTTCTATGAGCTCGGGAAACTCGTAGCCCTCCTCATTTTCCTTTCTCCGGCCTGCCCCGAAGCAGGATACTCAACTGGCAAGTCTTCGTCCACGACCGGAGGCCTAAGCTCGACGTTCTTAGGCAAACCTACAAAATAAAGTAAAGGAGATAAGCACACGATGTTAGAAGAAAATGTTCAATACGACTTGTTCGGAAAAAGAACCTTACCATGGGAACAGGCCTCCCAACGTCCTTTTGAAAGTTTGCGCCATGAGAGCTCGGAGTAGGGCATCTGTGACACAATCCCCATgacccactccttgagccgagggaTATCATTTGGAACTCGAGCAAGGGCTACAACATAACAAGCACCAATAAGAAAAGGGAAGATAAGGCATAAAATCAACTCTTAAAGGGAATACTTACATGATGTGTTCCACCTTTCGGGGAACGACCTCCACTCGGTAGGTACCAGGTCGGCGGTCCTCACCCGAACAAAACATCCTTGCCAACCCCGATCCCAATCCTCTTCGATGCTCGAGAACGGGGCTTTGCTGGCCGGGCGTActagctttatcagtccccccggaagattcggggactgtataagcgGGGTAGATGATCAATGGTGAATGAGCACCCCATCAATTTTATTCACAAAGAATCAGAGCAGGATCACGATCCTTCACAGTGATGGATGGATCTGGCCAAGGCATATGTTATACCTCATGCAGAAGTCTAAGATAACCGGGTCTACCGtgcccaatgtaaagggataagtgtaaacactcagatatccctcgacatgggtggtaatggccTCTTTGGAGTAGGGGACCACTATGTCTTTGTCCctagttgcagtcttttcggaccGTAGGGAGGACCTCTTCGGCAGTTGAGCAGATGTATCTCGAGGCCTCCTCACGCTGACCATCTATAGAAGAAGGCTTCTTAACCTTGAAGTCGTCGGTGACCGAACAACCACTGggaatgaacatcttcaagggGGCTCTTTCACTGGTTCATCAACAACCGTATCGGGGGCAGTCTCCTCGACCTTGGTGGTTGGTCGCAAGGAAGAAGGAGCATCCTTCTAAGGAACAAATTTTGAGGTTTTTGACATTGTTATGGAAGAAAAAGCTTGGAAAAGATGGAGAAAGACTGAAAGTTGAAAGATCAGACTTGTTGGCTTGAGTAGGAGATGAGTAAAAGTTTTTGCAAAGTACTGAAGAACCTTGAGTAACGGAGGTAAAAATGCTAGAGATTATTGAAATCCTGAAGGTACGAAGGTTGAAGATTTGGTGTAAAGTGAAAAATGGACagatggggggagggggggtattTATAGGAGTTCAGCAACGTTTCGCGTCCAGGGACAGCCGATCGGcgcctgacatgcatttaatgtcATTATGACATGACTGGCGAGACGTTTCGGGTGTTTTATCGTTTCTGCTGCGTTGGTTCGAAGTAAGAATCGggagctcatgtcgtttctcatcattcactctccgagaaacgaggggactatttgtataagGGTAAAACCGGTCTCATGGTACACCCCGGTCTCCGACAAAATAAGCCAAGCTCGAGACATGATGACAGGGGACCGAAATCGAGGTAAAAGTCTTATCGAATTAGAATCCAGGGGCATGACGcccgccctcgagaatatcggggtcatgaTTCGGAATCGGTCTTAGCCGTAAATGACTTCGAAAAATATTGTCGGGAAATCGAGCACGACCAATGGAAACCCGTAATATCCGTGACCGGGCGGATATCACAACGGAGATTTCAGCACGTATTGATGAAGAACCGGCAATCAGTTAATCAGaggatttttttaccttttatagagttgtacttagagtataattctcctactatataaatgaggTCTTCATGACATACATTGTAATACGCATTccaaagtaatatattattattttctctgttattagctctttctcttgttcatcagtgctGGCCATTGGGAGCCCGAATCGATGGCGAATATTTCACTAAGGTTGGAACTATCctcctcgtgtggtttgaatccattttatctttgtttgttcaatttgacttaatttatcgctttgcaTCGAAtaaatccacgtatccttaaaaccacttacaaatttaattgttatccgattttgagggtaaacaatgcTCAACATTATAAGGTGTGTtatcattattgttgttgttattatcattattattaatattattattggcTTTGACTGAACCTTGCAAGACAAGTTTTCTTAATTTGTTTTTCCTCTTCTTAATTCTATTGAAAAAAGAAAACGAAAATGTGTGAGAAGTGTAGTCCCAAAGTGTTGGAAGAATGGACTTCAATCTCAAGACTTTTCCGTATGACTTTGGGCGGCTTAATTAAGGTGGTATGCCGGAAGTACGAGGGTACTGAAATTGTGGCAATGGACCACAAGCAAAGAAGAAGAGAGTACAGCTCGTTTTATAGGCGGACGATGCAAGTTTTAATGTGCACCAATTAATTTCCAGTACAAACATTAAAATCTCCATTGCTCCAACAGTCATTAGACGGTAATGACGGTGACTGTCT
Encoded proteins:
- the LOC138907908 gene encoding uncharacterized protein, whose protein sequence is MIPKKFRMHEIPKYNRTTDPNEHVTSYTCAIKGNDLEDDEIECVLLKRFGETLSKGAMIWYHNLPPNSIDSFAMLANSFLKAHARAFKVEIRKSDFFKVKQRENEMPREFVSQFQTERMDLPPVTDDWSI